One Dialister invisus DSM 15470 genomic region harbors:
- a CDS encoding M48 family metallopeptidase: MRRLKKIVTAMLAAAVLISGAAVPMEAQAASTLEKVLYGTAAMVFISRYFSDMDDHQQLQFLETCQKETGVYESAEAQTRVADIYDRLVETGAVERNYIVYVSPDEDINAFMSLGGVMCINKGTLDAMDDDELAYIMAHELVHGEKRHSVNGVKKRVGLQTALSIYLGSEQGVGGVILGNIAANYISNAVFTKDQEKEADSLGFQYLVEAGYNPGGAAASMSVLLDKYGDKPRTGLKGVIAPADHPSTKERVEKNGKRLYEYSGNHVKAKDNWILINGEKTFQPAETKRYTQTERAYLTAGKLAAVYHDGNVQNARYKDGMIQIGNVPIYTVSSRENGMEIEAALNKGIVLDRGDPVKKKSEVEKRKDKLKEKRIETAETAVR; the protein is encoded by the coding sequence ATGCGTCGTCTGAAAAAAATTGTAACCGCTATGTTGGCCGCAGCCGTTCTTATCTCCGGTGCAGCAGTTCCTATGGAAGCACAGGCGGCAAGTACACTGGAAAAAGTCTTATATGGGACGGCAGCCATGGTTTTTATTTCCCGTTATTTTTCAGATATGGATGATCATCAGCAGTTGCAGTTTTTGGAAACGTGTCAAAAGGAAACTGGTGTTTATGAATCGGCGGAAGCCCAGACACGGGTGGCGGATATTTATGATCGTCTTGTGGAAACGGGAGCGGTAGAAAGAAATTATATTGTATATGTTTCTCCTGATGAGGACATCAACGCGTTTATGAGTCTTGGTGGGGTCATGTGCATCAATAAGGGGACTCTTGATGCTATGGATGATGATGAGCTGGCTTATATCATGGCACATGAGCTTGTCCATGGTGAAAAACGGCATAGTGTGAATGGCGTGAAGAAAAGAGTGGGATTACAGACGGCGCTCAGTATTTATCTTGGAAGCGAACAAGGGGTTGGCGGTGTGATTCTTGGGAATATCGCGGCCAATTATATTTCTAATGCGGTATTTACCAAGGATCAGGAGAAAGAAGCTGACAGCTTAGGATTCCAGTATCTTGTGGAAGCCGGTTACAATCCTGGCGGGGCGGCAGCATCCATGAGCGTCCTTCTTGACAAGTATGGAGATAAACCAAGAACGGGTCTTAAGGGCGTTATCGCTCCGGCTGACCATCCATCCACAAAGGAACGTGTAGAAAAGAATGGAAAACGTCTGTACGAGTATTCCGGAAATCATGTAAAAGCAAAGGATAATTGGATCCTTATCAACGGGGAAAAAACATTTCAGCCGGCAGAAACAAAACGGTATACGCAGACGGAACGGGCGTATCTGACGGCAGGCAAGCTGGCGGCTGTATATCATGATGGTAATGTACAAAATGCAAGATATAAAGATGGTATGATACAGATTGGCAATGTACCGATTTACACCGTTTCCTCCAGAGAGAACGGCATGGAAATCGAGGCGGCTCTGAATAAAGGAATCGTGCTGGATCGCGGTGACCCGGTGAAAAAGAAATCAGAAGTGGAAAAAAGAAAAGATAAGCTCAAAGAAAAACGGATAGAAACAGCGGAAACAGCTGTTCGTTAA
- a CDS encoding DUF1858 domain-containing protein → MTADNLTFALEIDFIPDLQEGRDDFKKKMKSVAEKIDGSYTLDQKSRPIISGLTKEDIEKVLTELGLLAFGMWPSCILTCSVTTALPMRAVGMSDGWDIYTGKKTFFAFAQFPADALSIMVKACTYYLDHENYQSLEEFIDSMGYEAFRDTVLGNTMSDMNGNENYYGSSWVMPNVPPLNEGDFVRPEHNIMQVIEVYPEMGQFLMEYGMSCVGCFVSYDENLWQAAQTHGMDVFELIGEINEYLSDKFQKPLLTENTPMEEILTLYPQLLPLFQNEKIQMPSEMATPIGELCKEANVDFTSFIQKCDARLRGDENNL, encoded by the coding sequence ATGACTGCAGACAACCTTACTTTCGCGCTGGAAATAGACTTTATTCCGGATTTACAAGAAGGACGCGATGATTTTAAAAAGAAAATGAAATCCGTTGCCGAAAAAATAGACGGCAGCTATACCTTAGACCAGAAATCCCGTCCTATTATTTCCGGACTCACAAAAGAAGATATTGAAAAAGTGCTGACGGAACTCGGACTGCTTGCCTTCGGCATGTGGCCATCCTGCATACTCACCTGTTCCGTCACAACCGCTCTTCCCATGCGTGCTGTAGGCATGTCTGACGGTTGGGATATATACACGGGAAAAAAGACTTTCTTTGCCTTTGCCCAGTTCCCTGCAGATGCGCTTTCCATCATGGTCAAAGCCTGTACCTACTACCTGGATCACGAAAATTACCAGTCTTTAGAAGAATTTATCGACTCTATGGGATATGAAGCATTCCGCGACACTGTCCTTGGAAACACCATGTCCGATATGAACGGTAATGAAAATTACTACGGAAGTTCCTGGGTCATGCCGAATGTTCCCCCGTTAAATGAAGGCGATTTTGTGAGACCGGAACACAATATCATGCAGGTCATCGAAGTATATCCTGAAATGGGACAGTTCCTTATGGAATACGGCATGTCTTGCGTAGGCTGCTTCGTCTCTTATGATGAAAACCTGTGGCAGGCGGCACAGACCCACGGTATGGACGTCTTTGAACTCATTGGCGAAATCAATGAATACCTGTCAGATAAATTCCAAAAACCCCTTTTAACGGAAAATACGCCTATGGAAGAAATCCTCACTCTCTATCCGCAGCTCCTCCCTCTCTTCCAAAATGAGAAAATACAGATGCCGTCCGAAATGGCAACGCCTATCGGCGAACTTTGCAAAGAAGCAAATGTAGATTTTACTTCTTTTATTCAAAAGTGCGATGCCCGACTGCGCGGTGATGAGAATAATTTATAA
- a CDS encoding ECF transporter S component, translating to MKEKVNQIKGQYTEAAMAGGVSQSLGSQMNPFMSIRELTVSGLLAGITIFLGLTGYGFIPLIFMNATILHIPTIIGSVVAGPRVGIVVGFLFGAFSFIQTLRAPSLLMQFILQYSVVYDAFICIVPRICIALVSYWLYKHIPVRDFTRTAIAAVCGSLTNTVLFLGSIFILVGAPYAEAHDMSVAGVGYLLMGIVTMNGIPEALVSGIIITPIVMMLKKSGWKMK from the coding sequence ATCAAAGGACAGTACACAGAAGCTGCAATGGCCGGCGGTGTTTCACAGAGTTTGGGATCACAGATGAATCCGTTTATGAGCATCCGTGAACTTACTGTTTCCGGTCTGCTTGCGGGAATTACCATTTTCCTCGGACTGACAGGATATGGATTTATCCCGCTTATTTTTATGAATGCCACAATTTTACATATTCCTACGATTATCGGATCTGTCGTGGCGGGTCCCCGTGTGGGAATTGTCGTCGGATTCCTCTTCGGGGCATTTTCTTTTATCCAGACGCTCCGTGCACCAAGCCTTTTAATGCAGTTTATTCTCCAGTACAGTGTAGTCTATGATGCATTTATATGTATTGTGCCGCGTATCTGTATTGCACTGGTTTCTTATTGGCTGTATAAACATATACCGGTAAGAGATTTTACAAGGACCGCAATTGCTGCGGTTTGCGGATCGCTCACAAATACAGTACTTTTCCTTGGCTCCATTTTTATTCTTGTGGGAGCGCCTTATGCAGAGGCTCATGATATGTCTGTGGCGGGGGTGGGATACCTGCTTATGGGGATTGTAACGATGAATGGTATTCCTGAAGCACTGGTATCCGGCATTATTATTACTCCGATTGTGATGATGCTGAAAAAATCAGGATGGAAAATGAAATAA